A genomic region of Nostoc sp. UHCC 0702 contains the following coding sequences:
- a CDS encoding YggT family protein — MYLLFQTLTTFITIYSYLLITRVLLTWFPSINWYNQPFSALSQITDPYLNLFRSIIPPLGGMDFSPILAFLVLSLAGQLLTSLAATTLTFAQGF, encoded by the coding sequence ATGTATTTACTGTTTCAAACACTGACAACCTTCATAACGATTTATAGCTATTTGCTAATTACTCGGGTTTTGTTGACCTGGTTCCCGAGCATCAACTGGTATAATCAACCATTTAGCGCTTTGAGTCAGATAACCGACCCTTATCTGAATCTTTTCCGCTCAATTATCCCTCCTTTGGGCGGTATGGATTTTTCTCCTATCCTAGCTTTCTTGGTGCTTTCTTTAGCTGGTCAGTTACTAACCAGCTTAGCTGCTACCACCTTGACATTTGCACAAGGATTTTAG
- a CDS encoding biotin carboxylase, producing MQLRSLTVILISLLIACLSWVFTPPAVALTQIKLFDISYKDCPPELAQGAVTSSGSGAANCFIVTGKAENGTYKTVYDADIFGRIYDANNDSVMQNRTRLGSIAEVPPGISDFELRISVPANQPLPLKLKQFKAAGFSGQVRK from the coding sequence ATGCAGTTGCGCTCACTCACGGTCATCTTGATTTCCTTACTTATCGCGTGTCTGTCGTGGGTGTTTACTCCCCCAGCTGTAGCGCTGACACAGATTAAACTATTTGATATTTCCTATAAAGATTGTCCCCCGGAACTGGCGCAAGGAGCTGTCACCAGTAGTGGTAGTGGGGCTGCCAATTGTTTTATTGTCACTGGTAAAGCGGAAAATGGCACTTATAAAACAGTTTATGATGCAGATATCTTTGGGCGTATCTATGATGCCAACAACGACTCCGTAATGCAAAACCGCACCCGTCTTGGTTCCATTGCGGAAGTTCCACCAGGAATCAGTGATTTTGAGTTGCGAATTTCTGTACCTGCGAATCAACCGTTACCTTTGAAGTTGAAGCAGTTTAAAGCCGCAGGATTTAGCGGTCAAGTCCGTAAGTAA